AATCCCTCGCTTTAAGTAAACATCGTACGAATTCTATTTGGCATCTGGCTTTGCCATCGACCAACCAACCACATACCAAACTTCTGTGGAACGTCATAATTGGCCCCACCTATTTCTATCCCACACTGGCTAACATTGCGTCCACTTTCTTTTCCTTAACATGCGGCGAAAATCTGTTCATTTAAAATGGGAGAGAACATGTACTAATCTCATCATGCGATTTGTAAAGAAACTTAGAAAAACGGGAAAAGCAAAACTAATTCACTAATCACAGGTCCCCAGAATTCgaatattttataataaaactTATTAATGGGAAACAGAAGTCTCTGTCAACGTGTCCTGGCCGCGCGCACGTCCTAAAGTGAAAATAGGGAACGAATTCCCCTCCCggtaatataaaataaaattacaaataatataaaaaggattcacaagttaaaaaaaaaaaaaaaaattctttccgTCGTCGCAGATTTCCGTAATTACCCCcaggaaaatgcaaatgaaaaagagaaaagattagCAGATTCTAGGGGCAAAAGGGTCGGCCGGAGCGGGCCTGGTGGCTGGGCACGGTGAAGTGGCGCAACCTGCCCACCTGCTCCGTCAGGTAGCCCTCGCACAGGAAGGCCTTGGAGAAGCGGTCCTCGATGACCCGGTCGACGTCGTGCACGAACACGTCGGTCTCGCCGCTCTCCCGGTTCCGCGCCATGAGGCCCGCCGTGTAGATGGCGCTCATCCTCCCGGGGGCCTCGTCGTGCCACCCGGTGGGCGCGTCCACCATGATCAGGTCCCACTCCACCTCGTACACCTCGCTCGGGAACCCCTTGTGCGCCAGCTCGCACTTGGACGACCTCGGGTCCGTCACCGCCTTgcactcctcctcctcccggaGCTTCATCAGGTTGTCGGCCtgatgcatcatcatcatcatcatcgtacATCGACGATTGTCTTTTGTTAGAAATTGCATCCAAAACAAAGCTGACACAAGGGCGGAAGACTGACGACTACAGGTTTCAGGAAGGACGCAGAAACTGCAGGAAGCACGGTCACTCCGTTACCTGGGTGACTTTGGTGTCGTAGGTGACGTGGAAAGCCTCCAGCGTCGGGAGCTTCTGGGTGATCTGGTGGATCCAGGCCTTGTCCTCCTCCAGGAAGACGGTGCGTCCGCCGTGGTTGAGGGAGGTCCACATGAGGCTGTCGTGGCCGAGGCCGAACACGAGGAAGTTGCACGGCGACTTCTTGGCCAGCACCCGGAGGGAGACGGAGATCTCGTCGTACGTCTGTTGCGGGGTGATGTTGGTGGTGGCGTAGTGGACTAGGGCCTGGGCCAAGGACGGCGGCGTCTTGGTGCAcgtcccggcggcggcggcggcggcggcggctgtgGTCGGGCAGTCGACGGCGGGGGCCGTGTCCTGTGCCTTTGCCTGGACCGTCAGCTCAGTGCTGGACGACGGAACGGGCGAGAGCTGCGGAGAGGAAGGGAAGGTGCTGCGgacgatgaggaggaggaggaagaggaagaggaagctGAGGAGGATGATCTTGGCGTTGATGGCGAAATGGGTCTTGCTCGTGTTGCCGTTGCTGGAACCCATTTTCCGATGTGCGAAGACGACCCGACTCTGTCTCGAGAATTCGCTTGATGGTGCGTTTGACAGAGGAGAGACCAGAGGACTGCTCTGGTCTTTTGCTTGAAAGTCTGTCTGAAGAAAGAGCTAGCTTTCTCTCACCGAATACCTATAAAGAGCGTGAACCCGCTTCCCTGTTTTTCCTATGGTTTCTGTCTGTTCTGTTCTTTCCTTCCGCAGGACTAAACTAAAGGTAAGTTGATTCGGGGAAAACGGCGTTTGAGTTGGAATTATGCGAACTGAACAGTAATGACCCGTCCGAACCACGGCAATAATACGGGCACACGTGTCTGCGGCTCATAGGATTGGTGGTCCAGCGGCTGTACCCTCCGAAAGCATCGGATGTCGTGTATAGTACGTACACAATAACCCCTACATCATTGCACAACCGCCGACCGGCACCTAGCACCATAAATAAAGATAATTACCATTTGGAAGGCCGATTAACTATCCAAATTCGCGGCGAACAAATAGGTTGTATTTCACAATTGATCTCATGTTCAGTTACTGTCTAAAAAGCGAACCGGgtcaaaattattaataaagaTCCAACCAAGAATGCGCTGATTAGGTGGGTCTTGTTGAAAGTGTGAATACTTATATGTTGCCAAATGGGCAAAGAGAGAATTATATATAAAGTAATGAAACGCGAGCAATCATGTATAGTTCGTGGCGCCGTCTCTCTTGGAGTTGAAGCAAAGATGGAGTTTTCGCGGTCGATGTTGACAGGGAAGCTAACCCGTTCTATGGCGGACGGAACCCGGCTGGTGGATCTGCTACTTGTTGAGTGGAACTCTACTTATTTGGTCTGACCGGCTTgcattgtttgtttattagaacGTGAAGCGGTTGGTCtgtctttttttaatattgacaCGAGTAATGGAT
The window above is part of the Eucalyptus grandis isolate ANBG69807.140 chromosome 6, ASM1654582v1, whole genome shotgun sequence genome. Proteins encoded here:
- the LOC104449810 gene encoding glucuronoxylan 4-O-methyltransferase 3 — translated: MGSSNGNTSKTHFAINAKIILLSFLFLFLLLLIVRSTFPSSPQLSPVPSSSTELTVQAKAQDTAPAVDCPTTAAAAAAAAGTCTKTPPSLAQALVHYATTNITPQQTYDEISVSLRVLAKKSPCNFLVFGLGHDSLMWTSLNHGGRTVFLEEDKAWIHQITQKLPTLEAFHVTYDTKVTQADNLMKLREEEECKAVTDPRSSKCELAHKGFPSEVYEVEWDLIMVDAPTGWHDEAPGRMSAIYTAGLMARNRESGETDVFVHDVDRVIEDRFSKAFLCEGYLTEQVGRLRHFTVPSHQARSGRPFCP